The genomic interval CCACGGGCATAAAGCTCGCCAAGCCCGAGTTGAACCTGATAGTTACGACCGGCGACGGCGACGCGCTCGCCATAGGCGGAAACCACTTCATACACACCTGCCGCCGCAATATCGACATGACCATCCTCGTATACAGCAACTCCATCTACGGCATGACCGGCGGGCAGTACTCGCCTATCACCCCGGAGGAATCGATAGCCACCACCAGCCGCTACGGCAACATAGAGCCGCCTTTCGACTGCTGCGAGATGGCCAAGGCCTCAGGGGCCACGTTCGTCGCCAGGGGCACGGCCTACCACTGTCAGGAGCTAGAAAAGACGATACTGGCGGCGATCAAGCACAAGGGGACCTCGGTGGTCGAGATAATAGACTCCTGCCCGGTCTACTTCGGCCGCATGAACAAGATGAGGAGCGCCTCGGAGATGATGGACAAGCTGGAGAAGAACGGAACGGTGTCGGCCAAGCAGATGGACAAG from Thermodesulfobacteriota bacterium carries:
- a CDS encoding 2-oxoacid:ferredoxin oxidoreductase subunit beta, producing the protein MTAVAAKKQKLSVPFDYHKYLRPDKLPHIWCPGCGHGIVLKSLLRAIDKSGLTKDEICMVSGIGCSSRTPGYVDFNTMHTLHGRALSYATGIKLAKPELNLIVTTGDGDALAIGGNHFIHTCRRNIDMTILVYSNSIYGMTGGQYSPITPEESIATTSRYGNIEPPFDCCEMAKASGATFVARGTAYHCQELEKTILAAIKHKGTSVVEIIDSCPVYFGRMNKMRSASEMMDKLEKNGTVSAKQMDKLPPEKVEGRFPRGILHQVEKPEYCDGYAELTKRAQGK